The following coding sequences are from one Diprion similis isolate iyDipSimi1 chromosome 9, iyDipSimi1.1, whole genome shotgun sequence window:
- the LOC124410271 gene encoding uncharacterized protein LOC124410271 isoform X4 has protein sequence MLRPNGVETTRILLFVLVLGVALFQSALGHVALTFPRARKYDLDFLDNARTPGPCGMPKGDIRTSFLSGSSFNVTWHLAYPHRGGFRLQILDALDRPLVDLTPVTQISEFVEDDATAQSFPVSLPQNFTCRDCTIRLLREAEEWGSAYRFWSCADIDILEKKEYREDCSKHGTYLVGKCRCDRFYRGPRCQIKEECLDDSDCGSQGVCVDNKGTTSPTKHCYCNIGWFGPGCNKKSPIKSTEINFDAYTMKNLSNNFKLYWRILKDINELEAVMVVNGTSWVGLGWRPKSLNPNCKAFPELSDPPGEPLPKPEPKSEPEPAPEGVAEPTSGSGKAEPEPHAESKAEPISEPKSEPVSSAEPSPEPGAEPTPEPEAEPSKSGAKRRSPKAYGAAPPDSDVTVRTSVTYQVSSKQGRKKRAIGAAETEPTTGKPSGEPTYTTAEPQPNTSNPEPTSITESYRPEADSITHDSFTGITTVNEPHFETNREPKSEPVSESVSEPTSEPKSEPTSEPQSEPTAEPISEPVSEPTSEPVSEPKSEPVSEPKSEPVSEPKSEPVSEPTSEPISEPSAEPESEPISEPVSEPNAEPKSEPNAKLKSEPISEPTTEPRSEPVSEPSAEPKSEPHPEPVTEPHPEPKSEPNFNTEALEPKEKSGATKAPTPLAIHKYTPKHDFNPMDCTDIVIGSAVGMTHRIGDYYTRDRSTPRPDAFWGGQDDLTAAMGFEKDGVTTIVFRKKLNDTGIADHEIVDSAMHVIWAKGQEPGSYVHDPPSGVEKSKVSVKDFYKSDELKYHGHSSQRGVASINFLEENKTESGGHAPLEGGGCGGEWRYPRHCSLKNGTCEYAARWVYKAKKDVLAFTIVTSHTDKWTGIGLSDDEKMSQTDAIIGWVDKLTGQPFVMDTWISGYNSPLLDESQDILERFGKIEDGFTTLNFTRKRATRDSKDISITDEHCVYMMFPVKGGIFNAVNKKLKKHETVPMISSDRICVRSCGDEFDEDAPTTPGPPRLVYDFEVKLLDLGDGFQAPDPNTPEFETISNTISDSFRPALSKVPGFYEVKLNQLERSDGESIVAKMNLIVDKNEEKGRALRPEDTEAMARGALNETLVTGRVGTLRVDPQYLVFKAPQVTDISDEDEASLPDTTGLLLGSTKMFVVVGCVAALVALALLQATCTLYRSRKRTSKRVYALPLQASSPASMNPIHHPNSNTSQLRHQSQNNYQYNNHHQHFPPNMHRPASNW, from the exons GGGGGCTTCAGGCTGCAGATTTTAGACGCCCTCGACAGACCGCTCGTCGATCTCACCCCGGTCACCCAGATCAGCGAATTCGTCGAGGATGATGCCAC GGCCCAATCATTCCCGGTAAGCTTGCCTCAGAACTTCACGTGCAGGGATTGCACCATCAGACTTCTACGGGAGGCCGAAGAATGGGGATCAGCGTACAGGTTCTGGTCCTGCGCCGACATCGAC ATTTTGGAGAAGAAAGAGTACAGAGAAGACTGCAGTAAGCACGGTACATACCTCGTGGGAAAATGCAGATGCGACAGATTCTACCGAGGACCCAGGTGCCAAATCAAAGAGGAGTGCCTCGACGACTCGGACTGCGGATCGCAGGGGGTCTGCGTCGACAACAAGGGGACGACATCCCCGACCAAACATTGCTATTGCAACATCGGCTGGTTTGGTCCTGGATGCAACAAAA AATCACCGATCAAGAGCACGGAGATAAACTTCGACGCGTACACCATGAAGAACTTATCCAACAACTTCAAGCTCTACTGGCGGATCCTTAAGGACATTAACGAGCTCGAGGCTGTGATGGTGGTCAACGGCACTTCGTGGGTTGGTCTTGGATGGCGACCGAAGAGCCTGAACCCGAACTGCAAGGCTTTTCCCGAACTATCAGATCCACCTGGTGAACCGCTACCGAAACCGGAACCAAAATCAGAACCAGAACCAGCACCCGAAGGCGTTGCAGAGCCGACGAGTGGCTCTGGTAAAGCCGAGCCTGAGCCGCACGCAGAGTCGAAAGCCGAACCGATTTCCGAACCGAAATCGGAGCCCGTCTCGAGTGCCGAACCATCCCCTGAACCAGGGGCTGAACCGACGCCGGAACCGGAAGCCGAGCCCTCAAAGTCTGGGGCGAAACGGAGATCACCAAAGGCTTACGGAGCTGCACCACCTGATTCCGATGTCACAGTTCGCACCAGCGTCACTTACCAAGTGAGCAGTAAGCAAG GACGTAAGAAGCGAGCGATTGGAGCTGCGGAGACGGAACCGACGACTG GGAAGCCCAGCGGCGAGCCTACTTACACCACTGCTGAACCTCAACCAAATACGTCCAATCCTGAACCAACCTCCATCACAGAATCATACCGTCCCGAAGCCGATTCAATAACCCACGATTCATTTACTGGGATCACAACCGTGAACGAACCTCACTTTGAAACCAATCGTGAACCAAAATCTGAACCCGTCTCTGAATCAGTTTCCGAACCCACGTCCGAACCGAAATCTGAACCTACTTCTGAACCTCAATCTGAACCTACCGCTGAACCGATATCGGAACCCGTCTCTGAACCCACATCGGAACCGGTTTCGGAACCGAAATCCGAACCCGTA TCTGAACCCAAATCGGAACCggtttcggagccgaaatccGAACCCGTCTCTGAACCTACATCTGAACCGATTTCGGAACCTTCTGCGGAACCCGAATCCGAACCCATTTCTGAACCAGTTTCCGAGCCCAATGCTGAACCCAAATCCGAACCTAATGCGAAACTGAAATCAGAGCCGATCTCAGAACCCACGACAGAACCTAGATCAGAACCGGTTTCTGAGCCGAGCGCTGAACCAAAATCCGAACCTCATCCCGAACCCGTAACCGAACCGCATCCTGAGCCGAAATCCGAGCCTAATTTCAACACAGAAGCTCTGGAACCAAAGGAGAAGTCGGGAGCGACAAAAG CTCCAACACCACTGGCGATCCATAAATACACTCCTAAGCACGATTTCAATCCGATGGACTGTACGGACATCGTGATCGGTAGCGCGGTGGGCATGACGCACCGAATCGGAGATTATTATACCAGAGATCGATCGACGCCACGTCCGGACGCGTTCTGGGGTGGCCAGGACGACCTCACAGCGGCAATGGGCTTCGAGAAGGATGGCGTGACCACAATAGTCTTCAGGAAGAAACTCAACGATACCGGAATCGCGGACCACGAGATAGTCGACTCGGCGATGCACGTGATCTGGGCCAAGGGTCAGGAGCCAGGAAGCTACGTCCACGACCCCCCTAGCGGTGTGGAAAAGAGCAAAGTGTCCGTGAAGGACTTCTACAAGTCGGACGAGCTCAAGTACCACGGCCATAGCTCGCAGCGAGGCGTCGCAAGCATAAACTTCCTCG AGGAGAACAAGACCGAGTCCGGTGGTCACGCGCCACTCGAAGGTGGAGGCTGCGGCGGGGAATGGCGTTATCCGCGACATTGTTCCTTGAAGAACGGTACGTGCGAGTACGCCGCACGATGGGTCTACAAGGCCAAAAAG GACGTGCTGGCCTTCACCATCGTTACTTCTCACACCGACAAGTGGACGGGCATAGGATTGTCCGATGACGAAAAAATG TCGCAAACCGACGCGATAATAGGATGGGTCGACAAGCTGACTGGTCAGCCGTTCGTCATGGACACCTGGATCAGTGGGTATAATTCCCCGCTTTTGGACGAGTCTCAGGACATTCTTGAGCGGTTTGGAAAAATCGAGGACGGCTTTACGACCCTCAATTTCACGAGGAAACGGGCGACGAGGGATTCCAAGGATATTTCAATCACGGATGAACACTGCGTCTACATGATGTTTCCCGTCAAAGGAGGCATCTTCAACGCCGTTAACAAAAAGCTCAAGAAACACGAGACGGTACCGATGATATCGAGCGATAGAATATGCGTCAGGTCCTGCGGCGACG AGTTTGACGAGGACGCACCAACCACTCCCGGTCCTCCCAGGCTCGTCTACGACTTTGAAGTGAAGCTTTTGGACCTGGGGGATGGGTTCCAGGCGCCGGATCCCAACACTCCAGAGTTCGAAACGATATCAAACACGATTTCAGACAGCTTTAGGCCGGCGCTGAGCAAGGTTCCTGGCTTCTATGAGGTTAAATTGAACCAGCTCGAGAG ATCTGACGGAGAGTCGATAGTTGCCAAGATGAACCTAATCGTCGACAAAAACGAGGAAAAGGGTCGGGCGTTGAGGCCCGAAGACACGGAAGCGATGGCCAGAGGAGCCCTGAACGAAACACTGGTCACTGGACGCGTTGGGACCCTTCGGGTAGACCCACAATATCTGGTCTTCAAAGCGCCCCAAG TCACCGACATTTCCGATGAGGACGAGGCCTCGTTGCCTGATACAACGGGACTTCTACTGGGTTCGACAAAAATGTTCGTTGTCGTGGGCTGCGTAGCTGCTCTTGTAGCACTGGCGCTTCTCCAGGCGACTTGCACCCTTTATCGTTCAAGGAAACGAACATCCAAG AGGGTGTACGCGCTCCCACTTCAGGCTTCTTCTCCTGCTTCAATGAATCCAATTCATCACCCAAACTCGAATACGTCGCAGTTACGTCATCAAAGTCAAAACAACTATCAATACAACAACCACCACCAACATTTTCCGCCAAATATGCACCGGCCCGCCTCAAACTGGTAG
- the LOC124410271 gene encoding uncharacterized protein LOC124410271 isoform X3, translated as MLRPNGVETTRILLFVLVLGVALFQSALGHVALTFPRARKYDLDFLDNARTPGPCGMPKGDIRTSFLSGSSFNVTWHLAYPHRGGFRLQILDALDRPLVDLTPVTQISEFVEDDATAQSFPVSLPQNFTCRDCTIRLLREAEEWGSAYRFWSCADIDILEKKEYREDCSKHGTYLVGKCRCDRFYRGPRCQIKEECLDDSDCGSQGVCVDNKGTTSPTKHCYCNIGWFGPGCNKKSPIKSTEINFDAYTMKNLSNNFKLYWRILKDINELEAVMVVNGTSWVGLGWRPKSLNPNCKAFPELSDPPGEPLPKPEPKSEPEPAPEGVAEPTSGSGKAEPEPHAESKAEPISEPKSEPVSSAEPSPEPGAEPTPEPEAEPSKSGAKRRSPKAYGAAPPDSDVTVRTSVTYQVSSKQGRKKRAIGAAETEPTTGKPSGEPTYTTAEPQPNTSNPEPTSITESYRPEADSITHDSFTGITTVNEPHFETNREPKSEPVSESVSEPTSEPKSEPTSEPTSEPISEPSAEPESEPISEPVSEPNAEPKSEPNAKLKSEPISEPTTEPRSEPVSEPSAEPKSEPHPEPVTEPHPEPKSEPNFNTEALEPKEKSGATKAPTPLAIHKYTPKHDFNPMDCTDIVIGSAVGMTHRIGDYYTRDRSTPRPDAFWGGQDDLTAAMGFEKDGVTTIVFRKKLNDTGIADHEIVDSAMHVIWAKGQEPGSYVHDPPSGVEKSKVSVKDFYKSDELKYHGHSSQRGVASINFLEENKTESGGHAPLEGGGCGGEWRYPRHCSLKNGTCEYAARWVYKAKKDVLAFTIVTSHTDKWTGIGLSDDEKMSQTDAIIGWVDKLTGQPFVMDTWISGYNSPLLDESQDILERFGKIEDGFTTLNFTRKRATRDSKDISITDEHCVYMMFPVKGGIFNAVNKKLKKHETVPMISSDRICVRSCGDEFDEDAPTTPGPPRLVYDFEVKLLDLGDGFQAPDPNTPEFETISNTISDSFRPALSKVPGFYEVKLNQLERSDGESIVAKMNLIVDKNEEKGRALRPEDTEAMARGALNETLVTGRVGTLRVDPQYLVFKAPQVTDISDEDEASLPDTTGLLLGSTKMFVVVGCVAALVALALLQATCTLYRSRKRTSKDQLITTNNAWKDYNSGANTNFAFEAFETEEKAPPPVSSLPRPRETAMEPDGVRPTQQITGPRATYSLPRAPGPRQPPPPQPGYYTQDRRNQRYKGPNGSGPQQPDFYFMPSQRKYSGEVVRVYVDYGNQPK; from the exons GGGGGCTTCAGGCTGCAGATTTTAGACGCCCTCGACAGACCGCTCGTCGATCTCACCCCGGTCACCCAGATCAGCGAATTCGTCGAGGATGATGCCAC GGCCCAATCATTCCCGGTAAGCTTGCCTCAGAACTTCACGTGCAGGGATTGCACCATCAGACTTCTACGGGAGGCCGAAGAATGGGGATCAGCGTACAGGTTCTGGTCCTGCGCCGACATCGAC ATTTTGGAGAAGAAAGAGTACAGAGAAGACTGCAGTAAGCACGGTACATACCTCGTGGGAAAATGCAGATGCGACAGATTCTACCGAGGACCCAGGTGCCAAATCAAAGAGGAGTGCCTCGACGACTCGGACTGCGGATCGCAGGGGGTCTGCGTCGACAACAAGGGGACGACATCCCCGACCAAACATTGCTATTGCAACATCGGCTGGTTTGGTCCTGGATGCAACAAAA AATCACCGATCAAGAGCACGGAGATAAACTTCGACGCGTACACCATGAAGAACTTATCCAACAACTTCAAGCTCTACTGGCGGATCCTTAAGGACATTAACGAGCTCGAGGCTGTGATGGTGGTCAACGGCACTTCGTGGGTTGGTCTTGGATGGCGACCGAAGAGCCTGAACCCGAACTGCAAGGCTTTTCCCGAACTATCAGATCCACCTGGTGAACCGCTACCGAAACCGGAACCAAAATCAGAACCAGAACCAGCACCCGAAGGCGTTGCAGAGCCGACGAGTGGCTCTGGTAAAGCCGAGCCTGAGCCGCACGCAGAGTCGAAAGCCGAACCGATTTCCGAACCGAAATCGGAGCCCGTCTCGAGTGCCGAACCATCCCCTGAACCAGGGGCTGAACCGACGCCGGAACCGGAAGCCGAGCCCTCAAAGTCTGGGGCGAAACGGAGATCACCAAAGGCTTACGGAGCTGCACCACCTGATTCCGATGTCACAGTTCGCACCAGCGTCACTTACCAAGTGAGCAGTAAGCAAG GACGTAAGAAGCGAGCGATTGGAGCTGCGGAGACGGAACCGACGACTG GGAAGCCCAGCGGCGAGCCTACTTACACCACTGCTGAACCTCAACCAAATACGTCCAATCCTGAACCAACCTCCATCACAGAATCATACCGTCCCGAAGCCGATTCAATAACCCACGATTCATTTACTGGGATCACAACCGTGAACGAACCTCACTTTGAAACCAATCGTGAACCAAAATCTGAACCCGTCTCTGAATCAGTTTCCGAACCCACGTCCGAACCGAAATCTGAACCTACT TCTGAACCTACATCTGAACCGATTTCGGAACCTTCTGCGGAACCCGAATCCGAACCCATTTCTGAACCAGTTTCCGAGCCCAATGCTGAACCCAAATCCGAACCTAATGCGAAACTGAAATCAGAGCCGATCTCAGAACCCACGACAGAACCTAGATCAGAACCGGTTTCTGAGCCGAGCGCTGAACCAAAATCCGAACCTCATCCCGAACCCGTAACCGAACCGCATCCTGAGCCGAAATCCGAGCCTAATTTCAACACAGAAGCTCTGGAACCAAAGGAGAAGTCGGGAGCGACAAAAG CTCCAACACCACTGGCGATCCATAAATACACTCCTAAGCACGATTTCAATCCGATGGACTGTACGGACATCGTGATCGGTAGCGCGGTGGGCATGACGCACCGAATCGGAGATTATTATACCAGAGATCGATCGACGCCACGTCCGGACGCGTTCTGGGGTGGCCAGGACGACCTCACAGCGGCAATGGGCTTCGAGAAGGATGGCGTGACCACAATAGTCTTCAGGAAGAAACTCAACGATACCGGAATCGCGGACCACGAGATAGTCGACTCGGCGATGCACGTGATCTGGGCCAAGGGTCAGGAGCCAGGAAGCTACGTCCACGACCCCCCTAGCGGTGTGGAAAAGAGCAAAGTGTCCGTGAAGGACTTCTACAAGTCGGACGAGCTCAAGTACCACGGCCATAGCTCGCAGCGAGGCGTCGCAAGCATAAACTTCCTCG AGGAGAACAAGACCGAGTCCGGTGGTCACGCGCCACTCGAAGGTGGAGGCTGCGGCGGGGAATGGCGTTATCCGCGACATTGTTCCTTGAAGAACGGTACGTGCGAGTACGCCGCACGATGGGTCTACAAGGCCAAAAAG GACGTGCTGGCCTTCACCATCGTTACTTCTCACACCGACAAGTGGACGGGCATAGGATTGTCCGATGACGAAAAAATG TCGCAAACCGACGCGATAATAGGATGGGTCGACAAGCTGACTGGTCAGCCGTTCGTCATGGACACCTGGATCAGTGGGTATAATTCCCCGCTTTTGGACGAGTCTCAGGACATTCTTGAGCGGTTTGGAAAAATCGAGGACGGCTTTACGACCCTCAATTTCACGAGGAAACGGGCGACGAGGGATTCCAAGGATATTTCAATCACGGATGAACACTGCGTCTACATGATGTTTCCCGTCAAAGGAGGCATCTTCAACGCCGTTAACAAAAAGCTCAAGAAACACGAGACGGTACCGATGATATCGAGCGATAGAATATGCGTCAGGTCCTGCGGCGACG AGTTTGACGAGGACGCACCAACCACTCCCGGTCCTCCCAGGCTCGTCTACGACTTTGAAGTGAAGCTTTTGGACCTGGGGGATGGGTTCCAGGCGCCGGATCCCAACACTCCAGAGTTCGAAACGATATCAAACACGATTTCAGACAGCTTTAGGCCGGCGCTGAGCAAGGTTCCTGGCTTCTATGAGGTTAAATTGAACCAGCTCGAGAG ATCTGACGGAGAGTCGATAGTTGCCAAGATGAACCTAATCGTCGACAAAAACGAGGAAAAGGGTCGGGCGTTGAGGCCCGAAGACACGGAAGCGATGGCCAGAGGAGCCCTGAACGAAACACTGGTCACTGGACGCGTTGGGACCCTTCGGGTAGACCCACAATATCTGGTCTTCAAAGCGCCCCAAG TCACCGACATTTCCGATGAGGACGAGGCCTCGTTGCCTGATACAACGGGACTTCTACTGGGTTCGACAAAAATGTTCGTTGTCGTGGGCTGCGTAGCTGCTCTTGTAGCACTGGCGCTTCTCCAGGCGACTTGCACCCTTTATCGTTCAAGGAAACGAACATCCAAG gATCAGCTGATAACCACGAACAACGCGTGGAAGGATTACAACTCTGGGGCTAATACGAATTTCGCTTTCGAGGCCTTCGAGACCGAGGAGAAAGCTCCTCCGCCCGTCTCGAGCCTCCCGAGGCCCCGGGAAACCGCCATGGAACCCGACGGCGTCAGGCCCACACAGCAGATCACCGGGCCCCGCGCAACGTACAGCCTCCCGAGGGCCCCAGGGCCCCGACAACCCCCGCCCCCACAGCCTGGTTACTACACCCAGGATCGTAGGAACCAACGGTACAAGGGGCCCAATGGCTCGGGCCCCCAACAACCAGACTTTTACTTTATGCCGAGCCAACGAAAGTACAGCGGTGAAGTGGTTCGCGTTTACGTTGACTATGGCAATCAGCCGAAGTAA
- the LOC124410271 gene encoding uncharacterized protein LOC124410271 isoform X2 — MLRPNGVETTRILLFVLVLGVALFQSALGHVALTFPRARKYDLDFLDNARTPGPCGMPKGDIRTSFLSGSSFNVTWHLAYPHRGGFRLQILDALDRPLVDLTPVTQISEFVEDDATAQSFPVSLPQNFTCRDCTIRLLREAEEWGSAYRFWSCADIDILEKKEYREDCSKHGTYLVGKCRCDRFYRGPRCQIKEECLDDSDCGSQGVCVDNKGTTSPTKHCYCNIGWFGPGCNKKSPIKSTEINFDAYTMKNLSNNFKLYWRILKDINELEAVMVVNGTSWVGLGWRPKSLNPNCKAFPELSDPPGEPLPKPEPKSEPEPAPEGVAEPTSGSGKAEPEPHAESKAEPISEPKSEPVSSAEPSPEPGAEPTPEPEAEPSKSGAKRRSPKAYGAAPPDSDVTVRTSVTYQVSSKQGRKKRAIGAAETEPTTGKPSGEPTYTTAEPQPNTSNPEPTSITESYRPEADSITHDSFTGITTVNEPHFETNREPKSEPVSESVSEPTSEPKSEPTSEPQSEPTAEPISEPVSEPTSEPVSEPKSEPVSEPKSEPVSEPKSEPVSEPTSEPISEPSAEPESEPISEPVSEPNAEPKSEPNAKLKSEPISEPTTEPRSEPVSEPSAEPKSEPHPEPVTEPHPEPKSEPNFNTEALEPKEKSGATKAPTPLAIHKYTPKHDFNPMDCTDIVIGSAVGMTHRIGDYYTRDRSTPRPDAFWGGQDDLTAAMGFEKDGVTTIVFRKKLNDTGIADHEIVDSAMHVIWAKGQEPGSYVHDPPSGVEKSKVSVKDFYKSDELKYHGHSSQRGVASINFLEENKTESGGHAPLEGGGCGGEWRYPRHCSLKNGTCEYAARWVYKAKKDVLAFTIVTSHTDKWTGIGLSDDEKMSQTDAIIGWVDKLTGQPFVMDTWISGYNSPLLDESQDILERFGKIEDGFTTLNFTRKRATRDSKDISITDEHCVYMMFPVKGGIFNAVNKKLKKHETVPMISSDRICVRSCGDEFDEDAPTTPGPPRLVYDFEVKLLDLGDGFQAPDPNTPEFETISNTISDSFRPALSKVPGFYEVKLNQLERSDGESIVAKMNLIVDKNEEKGRALRPEDTEAMARGALNETLVTGRVGTLRVDPQYLVFKAPQVTDISDEDEASLPDTTGLLLGSTKMFVVVGCVAALVALALLQATCTLYRSRKRTSKDQLITTNNAWKDYNSGANTNFAFEAFETEEKAPPPVSSLPRPRETAMEPDGVRPTQQITGPRATYSLPRAPGPRQPPPPQPGYYTQDRRNQRYKGPNGSGPQQPDFYFMPSQRKYSGEVVRVYVDYGNQPK, encoded by the exons GGGGGCTTCAGGCTGCAGATTTTAGACGCCCTCGACAGACCGCTCGTCGATCTCACCCCGGTCACCCAGATCAGCGAATTCGTCGAGGATGATGCCAC GGCCCAATCATTCCCGGTAAGCTTGCCTCAGAACTTCACGTGCAGGGATTGCACCATCAGACTTCTACGGGAGGCCGAAGAATGGGGATCAGCGTACAGGTTCTGGTCCTGCGCCGACATCGAC ATTTTGGAGAAGAAAGAGTACAGAGAAGACTGCAGTAAGCACGGTACATACCTCGTGGGAAAATGCAGATGCGACAGATTCTACCGAGGACCCAGGTGCCAAATCAAAGAGGAGTGCCTCGACGACTCGGACTGCGGATCGCAGGGGGTCTGCGTCGACAACAAGGGGACGACATCCCCGACCAAACATTGCTATTGCAACATCGGCTGGTTTGGTCCTGGATGCAACAAAA AATCACCGATCAAGAGCACGGAGATAAACTTCGACGCGTACACCATGAAGAACTTATCCAACAACTTCAAGCTCTACTGGCGGATCCTTAAGGACATTAACGAGCTCGAGGCTGTGATGGTGGTCAACGGCACTTCGTGGGTTGGTCTTGGATGGCGACCGAAGAGCCTGAACCCGAACTGCAAGGCTTTTCCCGAACTATCAGATCCACCTGGTGAACCGCTACCGAAACCGGAACCAAAATCAGAACCAGAACCAGCACCCGAAGGCGTTGCAGAGCCGACGAGTGGCTCTGGTAAAGCCGAGCCTGAGCCGCACGCAGAGTCGAAAGCCGAACCGATTTCCGAACCGAAATCGGAGCCCGTCTCGAGTGCCGAACCATCCCCTGAACCAGGGGCTGAACCGACGCCGGAACCGGAAGCCGAGCCCTCAAAGTCTGGGGCGAAACGGAGATCACCAAAGGCTTACGGAGCTGCACCACCTGATTCCGATGTCACAGTTCGCACCAGCGTCACTTACCAAGTGAGCAGTAAGCAAG GACGTAAGAAGCGAGCGATTGGAGCTGCGGAGACGGAACCGACGACTG GGAAGCCCAGCGGCGAGCCTACTTACACCACTGCTGAACCTCAACCAAATACGTCCAATCCTGAACCAACCTCCATCACAGAATCATACCGTCCCGAAGCCGATTCAATAACCCACGATTCATTTACTGGGATCACAACCGTGAACGAACCTCACTTTGAAACCAATCGTGAACCAAAATCTGAACCCGTCTCTGAATCAGTTTCCGAACCCACGTCCGAACCGAAATCTGAACCTACTTCTGAACCTCAATCTGAACCTACCGCTGAACCGATATCGGAACCCGTCTCTGAACCCACATCGGAACCGGTTTCGGAACCGAAATCCGAACCCGTA TCTGAACCCAAATCGGAACCggtttcggagccgaaatccGAACCCGTCTCTGAACCTACATCTGAACCGATTTCGGAACCTTCTGCGGAACCCGAATCCGAACCCATTTCTGAACCAGTTTCCGAGCCCAATGCTGAACCCAAATCCGAACCTAATGCGAAACTGAAATCAGAGCCGATCTCAGAACCCACGACAGAACCTAGATCAGAACCGGTTTCTGAGCCGAGCGCTGAACCAAAATCCGAACCTCATCCCGAACCCGTAACCGAACCGCATCCTGAGCCGAAATCCGAGCCTAATTTCAACACAGAAGCTCTGGAACCAAAGGAGAAGTCGGGAGCGACAAAAG CTCCAACACCACTGGCGATCCATAAATACACTCCTAAGCACGATTTCAATCCGATGGACTGTACGGACATCGTGATCGGTAGCGCGGTGGGCATGACGCACCGAATCGGAGATTATTATACCAGAGATCGATCGACGCCACGTCCGGACGCGTTCTGGGGTGGCCAGGACGACCTCACAGCGGCAATGGGCTTCGAGAAGGATGGCGTGACCACAATAGTCTTCAGGAAGAAACTCAACGATACCGGAATCGCGGACCACGAGATAGTCGACTCGGCGATGCACGTGATCTGGGCCAAGGGTCAGGAGCCAGGAAGCTACGTCCACGACCCCCCTAGCGGTGTGGAAAAGAGCAAAGTGTCCGTGAAGGACTTCTACAAGTCGGACGAGCTCAAGTACCACGGCCATAGCTCGCAGCGAGGCGTCGCAAGCATAAACTTCCTCG AGGAGAACAAGACCGAGTCCGGTGGTCACGCGCCACTCGAAGGTGGAGGCTGCGGCGGGGAATGGCGTTATCCGCGACATTGTTCCTTGAAGAACGGTACGTGCGAGTACGCCGCACGATGGGTCTACAAGGCCAAAAAG GACGTGCTGGCCTTCACCATCGTTACTTCTCACACCGACAAGTGGACGGGCATAGGATTGTCCGATGACGAAAAAATG TCGCAAACCGACGCGATAATAGGATGGGTCGACAAGCTGACTGGTCAGCCGTTCGTCATGGACACCTGGATCAGTGGGTATAATTCCCCGCTTTTGGACGAGTCTCAGGACATTCTTGAGCGGTTTGGAAAAATCGAGGACGGCTTTACGACCCTCAATTTCACGAGGAAACGGGCGACGAGGGATTCCAAGGATATTTCAATCACGGATGAACACTGCGTCTACATGATGTTTCCCGTCAAAGGAGGCATCTTCAACGCCGTTAACAAAAAGCTCAAGAAACACGAGACGGTACCGATGATATCGAGCGATAGAATATGCGTCAGGTCCTGCGGCGACG AGTTTGACGAGGACGCACCAACCACTCCCGGTCCTCCCAGGCTCGTCTACGACTTTGAAGTGAAGCTTTTGGACCTGGGGGATGGGTTCCAGGCGCCGGATCCCAACACTCCAGAGTTCGAAACGATATCAAACACGATTTCAGACAGCTTTAGGCCGGCGCTGAGCAAGGTTCCTGGCTTCTATGAGGTTAAATTGAACCAGCTCGAGAG ATCTGACGGAGAGTCGATAGTTGCCAAGATGAACCTAATCGTCGACAAAAACGAGGAAAAGGGTCGGGCGTTGAGGCCCGAAGACACGGAAGCGATGGCCAGAGGAGCCCTGAACGAAACACTGGTCACTGGACGCGTTGGGACCCTTCGGGTAGACCCACAATATCTGGTCTTCAAAGCGCCCCAAG TCACCGACATTTCCGATGAGGACGAGGCCTCGTTGCCTGATACAACGGGACTTCTACTGGGTTCGACAAAAATGTTCGTTGTCGTGGGCTGCGTAGCTGCTCTTGTAGCACTGGCGCTTCTCCAGGCGACTTGCACCCTTTATCGTTCAAGGAAACGAACATCCAAG gATCAGCTGATAACCACGAACAACGCGTGGAAGGATTACAACTCTGGGGCTAATACGAATTTCGCTTTCGAGGCCTTCGAGACCGAGGAGAAAGCTCCTCCGCCCGTCTCGAGCCTCCCGAGGCCCCGGGAAACCGCCATGGAACCCGACGGCGTCAGGCCCACACAGCAGATCACCGGGCCCCGCGCAACGTACAGCCTCCCGAGGGCCCCAGGGCCCCGACAACCCCCGCCCCCACAGCCTGGTTACTACACCCAGGATCGTAGGAACCAACGGTACAAGGGGCCCAATGGCTCGGGCCCCCAACAACCAGACTTTTACTTTATGCCGAGCCAACGAAAGTACAGCGGTGAAGTGGTTCGCGTTTACGTTGACTATGGCAATCAGCCGAAGTAA